In a genomic window of Bemisia tabaci chromosome 1, PGI_BMITA_v3:
- the LOC109041188 gene encoding intraflagellar transport protein 22 homolog, which translates to MVHKLKIVLVGPCKAGKSTVANFLSSNSENSFPEYRPTKGVRILEFEKKDVVGSGTIEIELWDTSGDHGYAVCWPAIQYRAHGVILMFDPKIDNHKSELLFFYQAFVAQLNLSPRQCLIITQNQTVNLPNILGKICQINGNIEKNGDQLKSEFFKFIDEIIRFATISEE; encoded by the exons ATGGTGCACAAGTTGAAAATCGTCCTGGTTGGCCCTTGCAAG GCCGGGAAGTCCACGGTGGCGAATTTCCTGTCAAGCAATTCAGAAAATTCGTTCCCCGAATATCGACCCACCAAAGGCGTGAGGATTCTGGAATTTGAGAAGAAGGACGTCGTTGGAAGTGGAACAATCGAAATTGAACTATGGGATACCAGTGGAGATCACGG GTATGCAGTGTGTTGGCCGGCAATACAATACAGGGCCCATGGTGTGATATTAATGTTTGACCCTAAAATTGACAACCACAAGTCTGAGCTGCTATTTTTCTACCAGGCGTTTGTCGCTCAGCTGAACCTCAGTCCTAGACAATGTTTGATCATTACTCAAAATCAAACTGTAAATTTGC CAAACATCCTCGGAAAAATTTGCCAGATTAAcggaaacattgaaaaaaatggagatcAGCTGAagtcagaatttttcaaatttattgatGAAATAATACGTTTTGCTACAATTTCAGAGGAATAG
- the LOC109041187 gene encoding uncharacterized protein, with translation MRNRPWIHLSIAVFLQIVLQVELSPAPQNDIGTADYGPPHDFGTPETTGYRPPPPPQFMVSQDMVNESLPPPPPDMRPPDDPSTDSTMGPPPDAMMAQSMGPPINVMPGQSMGAPFAATMGQSMGPPRGPPRGPPRGPPGGPPPGGFRPGRGPPPPPGMQFTGGFQDSSEFSGEEANGGFPGPPPPMDFQGGQFRGGFPGDQPNGQIHHGPGGKMFMGPPGPGPGPFGGNRMGSAFRGRNRYRPMGPPPITDRPGGRRFGGGGRGRFRGF, from the exons ATGAGAAATCGTCCGTGGATTCATCTCAGCATAGCAGTTTTTCTGCAG ATTGTTTTACAAGTAGAACTTTCACCAGCCCCCCAAAATGACATCGGCACTGCCGACTACGGCCCGCCTCACGACTTCGGGACCCCCGAAACAACAGGCTATCGCCCACCTCCTCCGCCTCAGTTCATGGTTTCACAAGATATGGTCAACGAATCACTACCACCTCCCCCTCCAGACATGAGACCTCCAGACGATCCATCAACGGATTCAACGATGGGCCCTCCGCCGGACGCTATGATGGCACAATCCATGGGACCTCCGATCAATGTCATGCCAGGTCAATCAATGGGAGCTCCGTTTGCTGCCACGATGGGCCAATCAATGGGACCACCGCGGGGCCCGCCAAGAGGTCCACCACGAGGTCCACCTGGAGGTCCGCCTCCAGGAGGTTTTCGCCCTGGGCGTGGCCCTCCACCCCCGCCCGGTATGCAATTTACTGGAGGTTTCCAGGACTCCTCTGAGTTCTCAGGGGAAGAGGCGAACGGGGGTTTTCCGGGACCTCCACCACCGATGGACTTTCAAGGAGGCCAGTTTCGTGGTGGGTTTCCCGGAGACCAACCCAACGGCCAAATACATCATGGACCTGGTGGGAAAATGTTCATGGGCCCCCCAGGACCCGGACCCGGTCCTTTTGGGGGCAACAGAATGGGGTCCGCTTTTCGCGGTAGAAACCGATACAGGCCAATGGGTCCCCCACCGATCACAGATCGTCCCGGGGGGCGTAGATTTGGGGGTGGTGGAAGAGGAAGGTTTCGGGGCTTTTGA
- the LOC109041186 gene encoding cyclopropane-fatty-acyl-phospholipid synthase, translating to MGMIDASLFSIVEDLLAEADTKLNGTRPWDPKILNPAIYERIIRDGSLGFGESYMDGWWECEQLDGFLYRFLKTRIDELQPHSIRDVFQMIYDRFFNPRAKTIIKHLPIRLNDILKLLSVKFFDLQTKTLAWKVNEVHYNLGNDLFVRMLGPHMQYSCGYWRNATTFEESEENKIRLICEKLHLKPGMRVLDVGCGFGGLAAYMARNYDVSVTGVTLSREQERFAREHCKGLDVSILLKDYRDLEGQFDRVVSVEMIEHVGPKNYANFFDVVDRCLGPDGIFVLHVISSNKTVERHDDWFDKYLFPNGCFPSLKQIAEASEPFFVVEDLHNMGADFDKTMMAWYERFVDAWPQLSQNHNERFKRMFTYYLNCAAGAFRVRRYQLWHIVFSRGRVGGLCVPR from the coding sequence ATGGGAATGATCGATGCTTCCTTGTTCTCAATCGTTGAAGATTTGCTAGCCGAGGCCGACACTAAACTCAATGGAACCCGCCCATGGGACCCTAAGATACTCAACCCTGCCATATATGAGCGAATCATCAGAGATGGCTCTCTGGGGTTCGGCGAAAGTTACATGGACGGCTGGTGGGAATGTGAGCAACTGGACGGCTTCCTTTACCGATTCTTGAAGACTCGTATAGATGAATTACAACCACACAGCATACGTGATGTATTTCAAATGATCTACGATCGGTTTTTCAATCCCCGAGCGAAAACAATCATCAAACATTTACCTATAAGGTTAAACGACATCCTCAAGTTATTGTCTGTAAAATTCTTCGACCTGCAGACGAAAACTCTGGCGTGGAAAGTGAACGAGGTGCACTACAATCTCGGGAACGACCTCTTCGTCCGGATGCTGGGTCCGCACATGCAGTACTCGTGCGGTTATTGGCGGAACGCGACGACCTTCGAGGAGTCCGAGGAGAACAAGATTCGTCTCATCTGCGAGAAGCTCCACCTGAAACCGGGGATGCGCGTCCTGGACGTCGGCTGCGGTTTCGGGGGGTTGGCCGCCTACATGGCCCGCAATTACGACGTCAGCGTCACCGGGGTCACCCTCTCCAGGGAACAGGAGAGGTTCGCCCGGGAGCACTGCAAGGGCCTCGACGTGAGCATCCTCCTCAAGGACTACCGGGATCTGGAGGGACAGTTCGACCGCGTCGTCTCCGTCGAGATGATCGAGCACGTGGGCCCCAAGAACTACGCCAACTTCTTCGACGTCGTCGACCGCTGCCTCGGCCCGGACGGGATCTTCGTCTTGCACGTCATCTCGTCCAACAAAACCGTCGAGCGACACGACGACTGGTTCGACAAGTACCTCTTCCCCAACGGGTGTTTCCCGTCGCTCAAGCAAATCGCCGAGGCCAGCGAACCCTTCTTCGTGGTGGAGGACTTGCACAACATGGGTGCCGACTTCGACAAAACTATGATGGCATGGTACGAGCGCTTCGTCGACGCTTGGCCGCAGCTGTCgcaaaatcacaatgagcgttTCAAACGTATGTTCACGTATTATCTAAATTGTGCTGCAGGTGCATTCCGTGTTCGAAGATATCAACTTTGGCATATTGTCTTCAGTCGTGGTAGAGTGGGTGGATTGTGCGTTCCTCGTTGA